From the Bdellovibrio reynosensis genome, one window contains:
- a CDS encoding lipase maturation factor family protein — protein sequence MALLYFIGFLIAANQGRGLLGSNGILPIPIFLKRTTFNNHPSIFYFKYSDELYTSLAWIGVAVSALTFFGFSDSFGPITSMLIWTLLWLLYMSFVNVGQVFYGYGWEILLLEAGFLAIFLGPTEQAVPVPVIWLYRWLLFRVMFGAGLIKIRGDECWRDLTCMYYHYETQPLPNPLSWFFHRLPKWFQKLSLLYNHLVELVMPFFYFFPSYLGYISGLSTILFQSLIALSGNLSWLNLISIVLCISCFDDNFFKFFSELPPIVAEGPTFWQPPVMFLVTAILLFLSKKPLMNMISKRQVMNRSFDPWHLMNTYGAFGSITRERMEVVLEGTLIENPDQHTQWVEYEFKGKPGNPQRCPPQVSPYHFKIDWQMWFAAMSDYRYHPWILNFVGRILSGNKDVIDLLKEDPFDGQPPKYIQAKLYRYSFTKNLKEGWWERTYLGLYLPPLSLDDESFRIYLLEEGLFPEEE from the coding sequence TTGGCACTTTTATATTTCATTGGATTTTTAATCGCCGCAAATCAGGGAAGAGGTTTGTTAGGAAGTAACGGCATCCTACCTATTCCGATTTTTTTGAAAAGAACCACCTTCAACAATCATCCCAGCATTTTTTATTTTAAATATTCGGACGAACTTTACACATCACTTGCGTGGATCGGTGTCGCTGTCTCTGCTCTAACCTTTTTTGGGTTCAGCGATTCGTTCGGTCCTATCACTTCCATGTTGATCTGGACACTGCTGTGGTTGCTATATATGTCCTTCGTAAATGTCGGGCAGGTTTTCTATGGTTATGGCTGGGAAATTCTGCTTTTAGAAGCTGGTTTCCTGGCGATCTTTTTAGGTCCAACAGAACAAGCAGTCCCCGTTCCGGTCATTTGGCTTTATCGCTGGCTTTTGTTTCGCGTGATGTTTGGCGCAGGCTTAATCAAAATTCGTGGTGATGAGTGTTGGCGCGATCTAACATGTATGTACTATCACTATGAAACCCAGCCATTGCCAAATCCACTAAGTTGGTTTTTTCATCGCTTGCCGAAATGGTTTCAGAAACTGTCGCTGCTTTACAACCACTTGGTTGAACTTGTGATGCCTTTTTTTTATTTCTTCCCGTCGTACCTCGGATACATCTCGGGACTTTCAACAATCTTGTTTCAAAGTTTGATTGCGTTAAGTGGAAACCTAAGCTGGTTGAATTTGATTTCCATTGTTCTGTGCATTTCATGCTTCGATGATAATTTCTTTAAATTTTTCAGCGAGCTCCCACCGATTGTTGCCGAAGGCCCCACATTCTGGCAGCCCCCCGTCATGTTTTTGGTCACAGCTATTTTACTTTTCCTTAGTAAAAAACCTTTAATGAATATGATTTCAAAACGCCAGGTCATGAATCGCAGTTTTGATCCGTGGCATTTGATGAATACCTACGGCGCTTTCGGCAGCATCACCCGCGAACGGATGGAGGTAGTTTTAGAAGGAACCTTGATTGAAAATCCTGATCAACATACCCAATGGGTTGAATATGAATTTAAAGGAAAACCGGGAAATCCCCAGCGTTGTCCTCCGCAAGTAAGTCCTTATCATTTCAAAATCGATTGGCAAATGTGGTTCGCCGCGATGTCTGATTATCGCTATCATCCGTGGATCTTAAATTTCGTCGGAAGAATTCTTTCTGGGAATAAGGATGTTATCGATTTACTCAAAGAAGATCCCTTCGACGGTCAACCGCCGAAATACATTCAAGCAAAGCTGTATCGTTATTCATTTACAAAAAATTTAAAAGAAGGCTGGTGGGAGAGGACTTATCTGGGACTTTACCTGCCTCCGCTCAGTTTAGATGATGAAAGTTTTAGAATTTATTTATTAGAAGAAGGCTTATTTCCTGAGGAGGAATAA
- a CDS encoding DUF421 domain-containing protein yields MGDMTLPWWEFVLRAWAVYFFLVVILRVLGRRQIGEFSPFDLIVLLLLSDAVQNSLIGGDESLAGGLIVVTTLLLTEYGIGWLTFKFKPVSSIIEGEPKRLIENGVINEKLRKDEHLSDNDLKEALRAKGVANPKEVLLAMIETNGHITVIKKDEKFKDSPPKFYRTKKPRRAASPPQAEKS; encoded by the coding sequence ATGGGCGACATGACATTACCCTGGTGGGAGTTTGTGCTACGGGCTTGGGCCGTTTATTTCTTTTTAGTCGTGATCCTAAGAGTTTTAGGACGTCGACAAATCGGTGAATTCAGTCCGTTTGATCTGATCGTGTTGTTGCTTTTAAGTGATGCGGTTCAAAATTCCCTGATCGGCGGGGATGAATCTTTAGCAGGTGGATTGATTGTTGTAACCACTCTTTTGCTTACTGAATATGGCATCGGCTGGTTGACGTTCAAATTCAAGCCAGTCTCTTCAATCATCGAAGGTGAACCGAAGCGACTGATTGAAAATGGGGTGATTAATGAAAAATTAAGAAAAGATGAACATTTAAGTGATAACGATCTTAAGGAAGCTTTACGCGCGAAAGGTGTCGCCAATCCCAAGGAAGTTCTGTTGGCCATGATTGAAACCAATGGCCACATCACCGTCATTAAGAAGGACGAAAAATTTAAAGACTCACCGCCAAAATTTTATCGGACAAAGAAACCTCGTCGGGCTGCAAGTCCACCACAAGCGGAGAAATCTTAA
- the sfsA gene encoding DNA/RNA nuclease SfsA translates to MKFSSKLQEGVFLKRYKRFFADIDFQGQVVTAHCPNTGSLKSINNPGQACLFSESKNPERKLKFTLEMIKSPSGSWVGVNTATPNTVVKEALQNVVGRNDVTGSFAAWSAFHEVKPEYKINAETRLDFGLKSQNSDKVHFIEVKNVTLAEEGIAKFPDAVSERAQKHLRELMNLIEQGHSAEIVFTIQRDDCHTFAPADDIDPEYGRLLREAQSKGLKISPLVVDLQPDEVSLSDKILAVSL, encoded by the coding sequence ATGAAGTTTTCATCAAAGCTGCAAGAGGGTGTGTTCCTAAAACGCTATAAACGCTTTTTCGCGGATATTGATTTTCAAGGTCAGGTGGTTACGGCCCATTGCCCCAACACCGGAAGCCTTAAAAGCATCAATAATCCTGGCCAAGCTTGTCTGTTTTCTGAAAGCAAAAACCCAGAACGCAAATTGAAATTCACATTAGAGATGATCAAATCGCCATCCGGCAGTTGGGTGGGAGTCAATACGGCGACACCAAACACTGTAGTGAAAGAGGCTCTGCAAAATGTTGTGGGCCGAAATGATGTGACGGGAAGTTTCGCTGCTTGGTCAGCTTTTCATGAAGTAAAACCAGAATACAAAATTAATGCGGAAACTCGTTTGGATTTTGGTTTAAAAAGTCAAAACTCTGACAAGGTTCATTTCATCGAAGTCAAAAACGTAACGTTGGCAGAAGAGGGAATCGCAAAATTCCCTGACGCCGTTTCCGAGCGCGCCCAAAAACATTTACGCGAATTGATGAATCTGATAGAGCAAGGTCATTCGGCTGAAATCGTTTTCACCATTCAGCGCGATGACTGTCATACCTTTGCGCCTGCCGATGATATTGATCCAGAATACGGCAGACTTTTAAGAGAAGCCCAAAGCAAAGGACTTAAGATTTCTCCGCTTGTGGTGGACTTGCAGCCCGACGAGGTTTCTTTGTCCGATAAAATTTTGGCGGTGAGTCTTTAA
- the lipA gene encoding lipoyl synthase, whose protein sequence is MLQKKPITPKPSWLKVRAPSGENYTRIKEMMSDLKLATVCQEARCPNIGECWSGGTATIMIMGEVCTRGCRFCNVKTGNPKGVLDQFEPEKVAYSLSQMNLEYVVITTVDRDDLPDQGAEHFVRTVTTIKKLSPNLIIEILAGDFRGDQALVNQLTDAKPDVYAHNIETVERLTPKVRDPRAGYRQSLRVLEMVKERDPSRYTKSSIMLGLGETDEEILQTLKDLRAVGCDVVTFGQYLQPTPRHLKVVDYVTPEKFQEWQTIAEGMGFLYVASGPLVRSSYRAGEFFMKGIINKERAQLNMNLITTF, encoded by the coding sequence ATGTTGCAGAAAAAGCCAATAACTCCAAAGCCTTCGTGGCTTAAGGTGCGCGCGCCGTCGGGCGAAAATTATACGCGTATCAAGGAGATGATGAGCGACCTGAAACTAGCGACAGTTTGCCAGGAAGCGCGTTGCCCAAATATCGGCGAGTGCTGGTCAGGTGGAACGGCGACAATCATGATCATGGGCGAGGTTTGCACTCGCGGTTGCCGTTTCTGTAATGTGAAGACTGGAAATCCAAAAGGCGTTCTTGATCAATTTGAACCCGAGAAGGTTGCATACTCTTTATCGCAAATGAATTTGGAATACGTTGTTATTACAACCGTAGACCGCGATGACCTTCCTGATCAAGGTGCTGAACATTTCGTTCGCACTGTAACGACAATTAAAAAATTGTCTCCGAATCTGATTATCGAAATTTTGGCTGGTGATTTCCGTGGCGATCAAGCTTTGGTAAATCAACTGACCGATGCTAAGCCTGATGTGTATGCGCACAACATTGAAACTGTAGAGCGTTTAACGCCAAAAGTTCGTGATCCGCGCGCAGGTTACCGCCAAAGTTTACGCGTTTTAGAAATGGTGAAAGAGCGTGATCCAAGCCGTTACACGAAGTCTTCAATCATGTTGGGACTTGGTGAAACCGACGAAGAGATTCTGCAAACTCTGAAAGATTTGCGCGCTGTTGGCTGTGACGTAGTGACCTTTGGTCAATACTTACAACCCACCCCAAGACATTTGAAAGTAGTGGACTATGTCACTCCTGAAAAATTTCAAGAGTGGCAAACTATCGCTGAAGGCATGGGCTTCTTATATGTAGCTTCTGGTCCTTTGGTACGCAGTTCTTACCGAGCTGGTGAATTCTTTATGAAGGGAATCATCAATAAGGAAAGAGCTCAATTGAACATGAATTTAATAACAACTTTTTAG
- a CDS encoding 2-oxo acid dehydrogenase subunit E2 yields MATDVKLPELGEGVTEGELVKWLVKPGDSVKADQPIAEVLTDKATVEVPSPVAGVVKDVKFKAGDVVKVGSTMITLEAGAGATASAPAAKAAPAAQASTQSSSAAAAAAPPAPGAGKVQDVKLPELGEGVTEGELVKWLVKPGDSVKADQAIAEVLTDKATVEVPTPVAGVVKDVKFKTGDVVKVGSTMITLEGAGGATAAAAQPPAGAQREIPASAHANFAASSAPAQASTSTSSAPAGASAGIFPPVADSKVLATPATRRLAREMGVDINTLGGSGLAGRVTREDVMSAKGGAPAASQAGASAKAGGMTIPKPSYQGPAGAAEERVPLIGIRKKIAENMQRSKHVIPHFTIMDEAKVDAMVALREGLKEHAEKQGTKITYLPIVIKALIATIREFPMFNASIDDAAGEVVYKKYFNIGFAADTPNGLVVPVIKNADQKSILEISKEILDLSKRARDGKLKPDEMKGATITVTNIGSIGGTYATPVINHPEVAILGMYKIDEKPVIKNGQLAAIKVMNYTMTADHRLIDGAVAARFLAAFIARIENPGKLLVELV; encoded by the coding sequence ATGGCAACTGACGTAAAACTGCCCGAACTTGGCGAAGGTGTTACAGAAGGTGAATTAGTAAAATGGTTGGTAAAACCCGGCGACTCTGTGAAAGCCGATCAACCTATCGCTGAAGTATTGACGGACAAAGCAACTGTTGAGGTTCCATCTCCTGTTGCTGGTGTTGTTAAAGACGTAAAATTTAAAGCTGGTGATGTGGTTAAAGTTGGTTCAACTATGATCACTCTTGAAGCTGGCGCTGGTGCGACAGCTTCCGCTCCTGCGGCAAAAGCAGCCCCTGCTGCTCAAGCTTCGACTCAGTCCAGTTCCGCAGCTGCCGCTGCTGCACCTCCTGCGCCCGGCGCGGGAAAGGTTCAAGACGTAAAACTACCTGAACTTGGTGAAGGTGTTACTGAAGGTGAACTAGTTAAGTGGTTAGTTAAACCAGGTGACTCTGTAAAAGCGGACCAAGCTATTGCTGAAGTATTAACTGATAAAGCGACTGTTGAGGTTCCAACTCCAGTAGCTGGTGTAGTAAAAGACGTTAAATTTAAAACTGGTGATGTGGTAAAAGTAGGATCAACTATGATCACTCTTGAGGGTGCTGGTGGCGCTACTGCTGCTGCAGCTCAACCTCCAGCGGGTGCTCAACGTGAAATCCCAGCTTCTGCGCATGCGAACTTTGCTGCATCTTCTGCTCCGGCTCAAGCTTCGACTTCTACTAGCTCAGCTCCGGCTGGTGCTTCTGCTGGAATTTTCCCTCCAGTAGCTGATTCAAAAGTTCTGGCGACTCCTGCGACTCGTCGCTTGGCTCGTGAGATGGGTGTCGACATCAATACACTTGGTGGTTCAGGTCTTGCGGGTCGCGTGACTCGTGAAGATGTTATGTCTGCTAAAGGTGGCGCTCCAGCGGCTAGCCAAGCCGGAGCTTCAGCGAAGGCTGGTGGCATGACTATTCCTAAACCTTCTTACCAAGGACCTGCTGGTGCTGCTGAAGAGCGTGTGCCATTAATCGGTATCCGTAAGAAGATTGCTGAAAACATGCAACGTTCTAAACACGTGATTCCTCACTTCACTATCATGGATGAAGCGAAGGTTGATGCGATGGTTGCTTTGCGTGAAGGTCTAAAAGAACATGCTGAAAAACAAGGAACTAAGATCACTTATCTTCCGATCGTTATTAAAGCGTTGATCGCGACTATCCGTGAATTCCCAATGTTCAATGCTTCTATCGACGATGCTGCGGGTGAAGTTGTTTACAAAAAATACTTCAACATCGGTTTTGCCGCTGACACTCCAAACGGACTTGTTGTTCCAGTCATCAAGAATGCAGATCAAAAATCTATTCTTGAAATCTCTAAAGAGATTTTGGACCTTTCAAAGCGTGCCCGTGACGGTAAGTTGAAACCAGATGAAATGAAAGGTGCAACTATCACTGTGACGAACATCGGTTCTATCGGTGGTACTTACGCGACTCCAGTGATCAACCATCCTGAAGTGGCGATCCTTGGTATGTACAAAATCGATGAAAAACCAGTTATTAAAAATGGCCAGTTAGCAGCAATCAAAGTAATGAACTACACGATGACTGCAGACCACCGTTTGATCGACGGCGCTGTAGCGGCAAGATTCTTGGCTGCCTTCATCGCTCGTATCGAAAATCCTGGTAAATTGTTAGTGGAGTTAGTGTAA
- the lpdA gene encoding dihydrolipoyl dehydrogenase, with the protein MQNFDVVVIGAGPGGYVAAIRSAQLGFKTAVIEREFLGGVCLNVGCIPSKAMIVATHLLHKAQHNFKDMGLMIKGDISVDMKQLVTWKQSVCDKMSGGVNQLLKGYGVTIIKGEANFKTSKEITVKSASGTESVQAKYFIVATGSRPIEIPGFKFDEKDICSSTGALAFDTIPKRVAVIGGGYIGLEISSYLKKLGSEVTVIEAQSALLAGVVDPDCAQVVERKLKKSGVNIMYGAKAKGQKKVKDGYEVTVEINGKEEVVKCDKILVTVGRRPNGDQTNLKAAGITVDERGFVKVDAQRRTNVSNIFAIGDICGQPMLAHKASHEGVLVAEVISGANRVYDAKTVPAVVFTDPEIASAGMTEAECKAKGYNDLMIGKFPFGANGRAVSMMETDGFVKMIADKKTHVLLGVHIVGPEASNLISEAVLAIEMGARIEDLALSIHPHPTLGETMMEAAEATLGHAIHIIQKPLKH; encoded by the coding sequence ATGCAAAATTTTGACGTAGTAGTTATTGGTGCGGGTCCTGGCGGTTATGTAGCTGCCATCCGCTCTGCTCAACTTGGTTTTAAAACTGCTGTTATTGAACGCGAGTTCCTTGGTGGCGTGTGCTTGAACGTGGGTTGTATCCCATCTAAAGCTATGATCGTTGCAACTCACCTTTTACATAAAGCTCAACATAACTTTAAAGATATGGGTTTGATGATCAAAGGTGACATCAGCGTTGATATGAAACAGCTTGTGACTTGGAAACAATCTGTTTGTGATAAAATGTCTGGCGGCGTGAACCAACTTCTTAAAGGTTATGGCGTTACCATCATTAAGGGTGAAGCGAACTTTAAAACTTCTAAAGAAATCACGGTGAAGTCAGCCTCTGGAACTGAATCAGTTCAAGCAAAGTACTTCATCGTGGCAACAGGTTCTCGTCCCATTGAAATCCCTGGTTTCAAATTTGACGAAAAAGATATCTGCTCTTCAACTGGTGCGTTGGCTTTCGATACTATTCCTAAGCGCGTGGCAGTTATCGGTGGTGGTTACATCGGTTTAGAGATTTCTTCTTACCTAAAAAAATTAGGCTCTGAAGTGACCGTGATCGAAGCTCAATCAGCATTGCTTGCTGGTGTGGTTGACCCAGACTGCGCTCAGGTTGTTGAACGTAAGCTTAAAAAATCCGGCGTGAACATCATGTACGGTGCTAAAGCTAAAGGTCAGAAAAAAGTTAAAGACGGTTACGAAGTGACTGTTGAAATCAACGGCAAAGAAGAAGTTGTTAAATGCGACAAAATTCTTGTGACTGTGGGCCGTCGTCCAAATGGCGATCAAACAAACTTGAAAGCCGCTGGCATTACGGTTGATGAACGTGGTTTCGTTAAAGTTGATGCTCAACGCCGCACAAATGTTTCTAATATCTTTGCTATCGGTGATATCTGTGGCCAACCAATGCTTGCGCATAAAGCTTCACACGAAGGTGTGTTGGTAGCTGAAGTGATTTCTGGCGCCAACCGCGTTTACGACGCAAAAACAGTTCCGGCAGTAGTATTTACTGACCCAGAAATCGCGTCTGCGGGTATGACTGAAGCTGAATGCAAAGCGAAAGGTTATAACGACCTTATGATCGGTAAATTCCCATTCGGAGCTAACGGTCGCGCAGTCAGCATGATGGAAACAGATGGTTTCGTGAAAATGATCGCTGATAAAAAGACACATGTTCTTTTGGGCGTTCACATCGTTGGACCAGAAGCTTCTAACTTGATTTCTGAAGCAGTTCTAGCAATCGAAATGGGTGCAAGAATCGAAGATCTTGCATTGTCGATCCATCCTCACCCAACATTGGGCGAAACAATGATGGAAGCAGCGGAAGCGACTTTGGGTCACGCGATTCACATCATTCAAAAACCTTTGAAGCACTAA
- a CDS encoding DUF3011 domain-containing protein, which translates to MKRIIFAMLFVCGLAPMAQADIQPFGDEINNVENSWIRPGPPGRRPDPYPGPGYPPDRPGRPPGPGRPHPPHNPNPPPYRIEYITCSSWNYQYNECYFHPWGVQQVRLNSRHTYDPCIWGRTAGAYGDRVWVSNGCQATFEIIRY; encoded by the coding sequence ATGAAAAGAATTATCTTCGCAATGCTATTCGTGTGCGGATTGGCACCGATGGCTCAAGCAGACATCCAACCTTTCGGTGATGAAATAAATAATGTTGAAAACTCGTGGATCAGACCGGGTCCTCCGGGACGTCGTCCGGATCCGTATCCAGGGCCCGGTTATCCGCCGGATCGCCCAGGTCGCCCACCGGGACCGGGTCGTCCACATCCACCTCACAATCCAAATCCACCTCCTTACAGAATTGAATACATCACGTGTTCATCTTGGAACTATCAATACAACGAATGCTACTTCCATCCATGGGGAGTTCAGCAAGTTCGTTTGAACAGCCGCCACACTTATGATCCTTGTATCTGGGGTCGCACAGCGGGTGCTTACGGAGATCGCGTGTGGGTGAGCAACGGTTGCCAAGCAACTTTTGAAATCATTCGTTACTAG
- a CDS encoding DUF72 domain-containing protein, producing MMNTRIGISGWVYPPWRGIFYPEDLNQKKELHYASRQVQSIEINGTFYSSQWPNSFKHWYSETPDDFCFSVKGPRYITHIRRLKEVEIPLANFFATGVLYLDEKLEVFLWQFPPNFLFDEERLENFFKMLPRSFKEAAKFSKKADRHPIEYPKHIASANRPLRHAIEIRHHSFENPDFIKLLRKYDIALVFADTAGTWPYMEDITSDFLYLRLHGPEELYKSGYDDPTLRWWADRIKTWTEGRQPKDALTIIDEKPEVKTRKAYIYFDNDIKVRAPFDAQTLMKFLKSKTKETFSSQSELSL from the coding sequence ATCATGAATACAAGAATTGGAATTTCCGGTTGGGTTTATCCTCCTTGGCGTGGGATTTTTTATCCTGAAGATCTTAATCAAAAAAAGGAACTGCACTATGCTTCACGGCAAGTGCAAAGCATAGAAATCAACGGCACTTTTTATTCTTCACAGTGGCCGAATTCGTTTAAGCATTGGTATTCCGAGACACCTGATGACTTTTGTTTTTCAGTCAAAGGACCACGTTACATTACCCATATACGCCGTTTGAAAGAAGTCGAAATTCCATTAGCTAATTTCTTTGCTACGGGTGTTCTTTATCTAGATGAAAAATTAGAGGTCTTTCTTTGGCAGTTCCCGCCGAACTTTCTATTCGACGAAGAACGGCTTGAAAACTTTTTTAAGATGCTTCCTAGAAGTTTCAAAGAGGCGGCGAAGTTTTCAAAGAAAGCGGATCGTCACCCAATTGAATACCCCAAACATATTGCTTCAGCCAACCGGCCATTAAGACATGCCATCGAGATACGTCATCATAGTTTTGAAAATCCTGATTTTATAAAGTTGCTACGAAAATACGACATCGCTTTGGTCTTTGCTGATACGGCAGGCACTTGGCCCTATATGGAAGATATCACAAGTGACTTCCTATATCTGCGACTGCACGGACCGGAGGAACTTTATAAGAGTGGCTATGATGATCCAACTTTAAGATGGTGGGCAGATCGTATTAAGACGTGGACTGAAGGTCGTCAGCCTAAGGATGCTTTGACGATTATCGATGAAAAACCTGAAGTGAAGACACGTAAAGCTTATATTTACTTTGATAATGACATCAAAGTTCGCGCGCCATTTGATGCGCAAACTTTGATGAAGTTTTTAAAATCTAAAACTAAAGAGACTTTTTCATCTCAGTCAGAGCTGTCGTTGTAG